ATTATTAATAACAGTCTTATTAAAAGATTCAATGATCTTGTTTTTACGATCATCAGATATATCTAAAGACTTTATTTGATAAAGAATATCATCTACAACAGATTGAGCATTTTTCTGATTACTATTATATCTGTTCTGTAAAGTGGTTGCAGCATTCCCCAAATTAGAAATATCTAATTGCTGAGGATCTTTATACTGATAAGGTTGCCTTGATTGTTGAGGGCTTTTTAAGCTGTAATACTCCCATTGACCAGAATAACTATTGTATTTTTCATAACCTATTAGATTTGATGAAGAATCAAAATATTCATATCTGTTATAATATGAGTTATACTTCTTTGTTACTGTTTGAGAGAAACAGAAAACTCCAAACAACATGCATAAGGAAAAGATAATTTTTTTCATAGTGAATTTGATAATCCACTCAAACCCAAAGTAGAAATATTTTTGGTTTAAAAAAGAAAGGCGTGGGTTTGTAGACTATAATCCTGTTCTGAGGTTCTGACAAAACCTGCCCCAATGATAAATAGCAACATATACCCACACCATATGGAGTGAGCTTCAGTTACTTTAATCGTGTGGGGCAAAGTGTCGAAACTGTCAGATTTCAGAACCCAGATTAAAATAGCTTAACGCTTTCTTGTTCGATAAATATTCCTACAAAAATACAAAAATTGTACCTTTTTTACCTATATTTAGAGCAAAAAATTTATGGATATAACTGAAAAATTAGAAGAATTATTAGCTACAAACAAAGAGGGTTTAATAAACGCAAAAGATGAAATTATAAAAGAAATTAACGAACATATTCATTTTCACTTTGTAGAAGATGATCTGCATTCATTATTTGAGATTAGAACTTTCATAACTCAAAAACAAAGTTATTTTGCCTTAACATTTACCTTACTTCCACCAATTTTAAGTTTAAAGGGTGTTGATATTTCATTACTTTCTGTAGATACTATTAAACAAGCATATCAAGATGCTATAAAAATTAATGAAGAACTACACTCCGAGAGTGAAAAGATCTATTCTGAATTGCTGCCTAAAAAATCTTCAATTTGAGGTAAAAACTCATTGTATTCAGGTAATGTTCTGTTTTCTAAAAACACTTTTAAATCTTCATAATCTATATGTTTTTTATTTGGTATCATTGTGATTACAAATGGTAGATTATCATCTAAAATCATCACATTTAGATTAGATAATATTGTTTTAAGATGTAAAATTTTCTTTTGTTTCAAAATTAAATTATTATAATTTTCCATTTTTAGTAAATTTTAAAATTGTTAATAAAAAAAGACCTACTAATTTAATAGTTGGTCTTTGTTGTTTTGTTTTTTATGTTTGTGTAAACTAACGTATAGTTACCAAAAATTATTATTTTAAACACTTTACAGTGTCTTATTTTATATATTTGTACAAACTAAAACCATCTATATATTTTAAAGCACTTTTAGGTTGAAAAATAAGACAATTCAGACTGTTTTATTTATGTTCCCTTACTTTAAGACAATTTCGAACACGAAACAGCTAAGGTAGAAACACAACACAACTGACCATTAGAGATTTCTAATGGTTTTGTTTTTTACCAGTAATCCCTGAGACTATTACAAACTGGATATTACAGATTCTCATAAGTTTGATTTAATAAAAAGGAGATTGCTTTTTTGATTTTTTCCCGCCCTTTAGAAGTGTCCACGTCTATTCCGCAGAAGATACTGCCATTCATGGCAGAGTACATATTCAGATAATAAAGTCCGGAAACTAGGATAGCCATTATCGAGCGAACTTCTTCAACATTTTTTTTGAAATGAGGATCCATCAGCAGTTTAAAAATATATTCACCATTTTCTTCCTGAATATCGGTAAGTTTTCTTAGTGATTTTCTAGGCTCCGAGATACGCCACAGTAGTAATTTCTGCGCTTCTTTGCTATTGTAAACATAATCAAATTGTGACAAAAGCATTTCTTCCATGAAAGACTTTCCTCCGTCATCCAATTTCGGTTTTATCTTTTCTATTTCATTAATGGTTACTTTGCTCCAGTAGCCCTGAGACCGGATATATTCATCTATAAGCCCGTCTATCCCGCCAAAATAAGTATAAATCATCTTTTTGTCTACACCGGCTGTAGCAGCAATATCATTCACTTTCAAAGCAGCATGTCCTCTTGTTCTCAGTATTTTTCCCACTGCGTCCAAAAAATTTTTTTTACTGCGTTCCTTGTTCCGGATACTTCCTGCAACTGACTTTCTTTCCATTGTAAACTTTTCAATCATACAAGTTTATGAATTTTTTTTGTTTTTAGACACTTTTTAGTGTCTAAATGTATATATTTGCATAAACTAATAACCATTTTATATAAACGAACGATCAAAGTTGTGAGATTGAGAGAGATCAGATTGTACCGTTAGTTCCCTCAGTTTAAATGTTTTTAACATTCAATGACTGAGGTAAAACATTACTCACAGCACCATTTTTATGGTGCTGTTTTTGT
The window above is part of the Chryseobacterium sp. MA9 genome. Proteins encoded here:
- a CDS encoding TetR/AcrR family transcriptional regulator, whose amino-acid sequence is MERKSVAGSIRNKERSKKNFLDAVGKILRTRGHAALKVNDIAATAGVDKKMIYTYFGGIDGLIDEYIRSQGYWSKVTINEIEKIKPKLDDGGKSFMEEMLLSQFDYVYNSKEAQKLLLWRISEPRKSLRKLTDIQEENGEYIFKLLMDPHFKKNVEEVRSIMAILVSGLYYLNMYSAMNGSIFCGIDVDTSKGREKIKKAISFLLNQTYENL